In Pangasianodon hypophthalmus isolate fPanHyp1 chromosome 1, fPanHyp1.pri, whole genome shotgun sequence, the genomic window tggaaaaaaaaaaccagacaaatatttttttaaatagtccaTAATTCACATAAATGATTTATTgagaaacaaaaatacagagttAATACAAAGTTGTAAAAATAGATAATTAATTCTGTTACAAGTGTAATCAGCATAATTGAATGTATGAGTAATTGAATTTAACTGAATATAACTAAACACTGTTTAGTCAAATGCGAAACAGTTTGGTCaaattatgttaataaaaagATTAGGTGCGGTGAGACCTATATTTCCcctatattttcatttctgatgAAGGATTTCTGCTAAATACACCTACCtaccatttaaaacattttaataaatgatgtaaataaataaatcatgttctttgttttcattttctttccattttcatCAACTTAGCATGTTGAAGACCAACTAGGAATAATTTATGGAGAAAAATATCACAGTTGTGGAGCTGGCTCTCTCAAACCTCTCAGTTAGTTGagttaaccccttaaactcctgGCTTATTGTTCAGATATTAATCTTAATGCATATTATTTAGTGACtgctatgaattatttagtaactacagagtaataaataaaatgtagtatGTGAGATGTGACTGACACAGCTTCACAGCTTTAAGATTATTTGGAAAAATACACATCAGTCAAaagataattttaaaaaaatagcaaaaaggTTTGACGATGTatagaaaatgtatattttgctATACAACACCCAGCTATTAGCTACCAACTGCAAATAACTATATAAAATTTTCTAGTGTATAGCTAACAAAATGATATCAGCTCATAACATAAtcacaaaatatacagtatatattacagCCACAGCATTGTGCAGAGAACATTTACCAACATAACTGCAATATcaacataaacattaacattagttaGGTATATGCACAATAGTTTGATAATTGTCCAATGAATACAAATCCAGACTGGTGCATAAATGACACCAATACCAGCATCAGAATTGAAACCGTAAGCTGCACATCAACATTTGCTCATATAAATCTACCTTCTGTGAAAACTAGAATCCTGTCATCTCCAGAATAGGGAGGAGGTCATTGCTACTCTCTTGATTTCCCCCATTTTCAGTTTCCACCAGTAGTTTAACCAAGTCTGACAGTGTCTTCTCTGGATCAAGGAGTATTACCAGAGGCACATTCACTCCTTTATCTTGGAAGATGAGGTTCTGCAGTGTCATGGCTAACATGGAATCAATGCCCAGTGATGACAGATGAATATCATCACTCAGCTCATCTTGCTCAATGTGAATATTTTCACTTATCAATGATTTGATATATTCATTAGGTGAAGCGACTGTGTTAGTCTGTTCAAGTTTTGAGTTGATCATTTTAGCCTTTTTGAGCTCTTCCTCTACCAGTGCTGATAACCGCATGGTGAGGGATTTGTTTTGAGACAGAACATTATATCTAATGTTCTTGAAATGGAATTTGCACACAACCTGTTGAGGTTTGTTGATTACAAGGCACTGCTCAAGACTCATGAATTTCTGTCACTTCCAGGATCATCATTCCTTTTGACTCCAGAAATCTTTGGAAATGGTGTTGGTTTAACAGGAGACCCAAATTTAAAGCTCCCCAGTTAATTGCCTGCCCAGGAAGTCCCATGTTTCTGCGGTACTGGCAGAAGGCATCCATAAATGAGTTGGCAGAAGCATAGTTTGTCTGTGAAGCATTGCCAAGGAAGGCTGAGATGGAGGAGTAGCACACAAAATAATCCAGATCACAGTCTTTGGTGGCATAGTGAAGGTTAATTACACCATTCACTTTCGGCCTCATGACTTTCTCATAGAGGGATTTGTTTAGGCTTTCAATTAGTCCATCATGAAGGATTACTGCACTGTGGAACACTCCTTTGATTGGATTGGTTGGGAACAGTTTACTGATCTGGGCAACTGCTTGGTGAACTTGCTCTGAGACTGAAACATCACATTGTAATCTTGTgattaaacactgacactgattttttacattatttatctcCTGTTCTATCTGATCATTTGCACCACTCCTAGACAGGATAACAATATTCCCTCCACCTCTCTGAGCAATGAACTTCACAGTCTGAAAGCCAAGTCCTGATAGACCACCTGTCACAATGTACACAGAATGCTTCTGGAACAGCTTTTTGGCTTTTGGTATCAGTGGGATATCTGAAGGTTTATCCTTGGTGTCATGACTCAAGACCACCACTGGCATGGTCTGACACCTGAAGTATGATTCTGAGGTCAAGCAATcaatgttttctctttttgaaTTCTGAAAGGTGTTTTTTTCAAAAGCCGCATATCTTCTCTccaaatgcatgttttttagCCAGTGAAACACGTGCAATTTCCGTGCTCTAATTGACTGCTTTTGCATGAGGCTTGATGTAAAAAGGATTTTCATATGAACCTCATTATTTTGACCTCTAAAAGCAAGCTGACTGACACATGTGTTTGGCTGATTGTCAGCAACAAGAATAATGTCTCTAACACATGTAATTTGACTTGCTTTTGTAATGACAGTTTCATCATATGGAGGCAGAAGCACAATTCCTGCCATCTCACTGAAATCATGAGACAGTTGATCAGTGTTTTTGGCCACAGTGACACTCCAACCTGATTTGACTGCGGTGAGAGTTAAGACTTTTACCAGAACTGAGTCTGGGATAGCAGAGAAAATGCCTAACTTCTGGTGTCTGGCCTTAGGTAGGGCACAGTGTAAGATCTCCCAAGCAAGTATAATGTAAGATACACAGGGAGTGTCCTTCAAAAATGGAAGTCTCTTTGTTTTGTAGCATGCATCTGCTGGAATAACAACTTTGCTACAGGCAGCAACAGGGTAGCAGGAAACTATATGGTCTCCCACTTTCAGTTCTTTCACATCTTTTCCCACAGCTGTGACAATTCCGCTGAAGTCAAGCGCTAAAAGTTTGTGGTTCTGGGAGGTATGTTTATTCCAGTATAGTGTCTGACCAAATTTAAGGTCAGACACACTCACTGGAAAATAGTCTGAGGAGTGCATGCATATTTTACAGAGCTGGACCTCCACATTTTTCCCTTGAATAGGTTCAGTACATTCATCAGAAACAACTGCTGAAAGGCTTGTTGCTCTGTAGGGATCAGAGGTTTGCAAGATAAAGCTTTCACACTGTGATTTGTGGACACTTTGATGTGAGCCCTCTAAAATGGGTGTGTGAATAATCTGAGGCTTAAGAATCTGGCCATTTTTTATGACTAGCTCTGGGTATTTGCTGCAAGGGTATGATCTGATGATCTCAGCCAAGGCTTTAATGTCTTTAGTAGAATCAATGTCTATCAACTGAAAGGAGAGGTCTGATAATTCAGCTGCACATGCTCTTGTCATTCCAGACAGTACAAAACCAGGATTGATGTGGTCTACTGCTCCTCCTGAAGACCGGTAGGTTACTACTCTGATGGAGTTTTGGAAATGCATTGACTTAAGGCCTGCAACAATTTTCCGGAAAATCTCACAACAACTTGCCATGCATTCTAACACATTCTCTGTTTTGTGTGAGTTTAAACTTGCATCACCCCACATGAACAACACTTCCTGAAAATTTGTATTGACGTTTTGGATGTTCAGGTCAGACAGAAAAACTTCAAATCCATGTTCTGTCAGTACTTTGGTATGTGTGGAGGAAATGTATTTTGACGCTGGGTCTAAGTATTGTTGTAGGCCTGTAGAAATTCCTAACTGATCAGCAAAAACCATTGATTTCGGTGTTGAGAAGTTGTCATTCTCTGAAACAACGCTGTAACTGTTGTGATAAAAATACTCCTCTGCAACACGAGAGCGATTCCCTAGGTAGGTAATGATTACATTCTTGAGTTCAACCAAAACCCTGCCATCTTTGTCAGCAAAACAACCACAAATGATAAGTTCCTCATTTCCCTTATGTGTTGCTCTCAAATACACAACCATCTCCTTCTGCAATGGTTCAAATACAGTTAGGCTGCCTATTTGTGAAGGAAATCCTGGCATTCCCAAGAAATGATATGTTCCTGTGACAGGAACAAGTTGCATGAGATAGTCTAAGACTACAGGATGAATGTAGTAGTCATGCAGTTGGGGCAATATTTCATCAGGAACAGTAACAATTGAGTATGTTTCTCCAAGTTCCTCTCCATAATAAACATTTCCCTTGTTTTTGAAAACGGGACCATACTGAAATCCACCCAAAGATAGGTTCTTATAGAACTCTTCAGAACTCACAACAGACTGGCATCTTTTAGAGATACAGTTCAGTGAAATATATGACTCTTCAGGCACTGTTGCCTGTGTTAACTCAACTTTCCCTGATGCATAGTTTACTGACAAAGAGTGCACCTTGAACTGAAAGTTATGCCCTGCTGTACTTTCAGTTGGATCCAATCGTACTTTCACATCGGGTGTATTCTGTGACAAAACACATGGAGTGTGAAACTTTATACTGAGCTGCAGAGAGTTGAGAGGCATTTTTGGTTTTACACTTGTCATGACAGCTGCTAAGCCTAATTCAACGTAAAATGCCCCAGGGACAATGGCAACACCTTGGTGTTTATGATCATAAAGATAGGATAGTGCCCCAGAGGAGAGGTCACAGCTGAAATCCAAGCCATTTTTACTTAACTGTGTAATTACAGGATGGATGCTACTGTCACCAGAGAGGGTTGCTTCAGTAAGTACATCTTTCCTCACACTGTCAAACTGATACCTTGGAAAAGGAATTGGTTCCATCTCACAGCCTTTGTAGAACTGGTCCCAATCTATATTGACTCCCACTTCAAACAGTTTGGATACAACTGTCAGCATTGTCTCAACATCTTTATCTGGCTGCACTGAGGAGAGCACCACTGTGTCACTCCCTAGAGTCTCAATGATGTTTCTCTGCAAAGCCCTTCTGGGGCCAATCTCAACGAATATTGCATTCTTGGTCTGTTTCACTGATTTTAGCGCTTGTTCAAAAGCAACTGGTTCTCGGATGTTTCTTGCCCAGTATTTACCATTAACAAAATCAGTTGGGCACACCTTGTCTCCTGACACTGTTGAGAATAATTCTGTTTTCATGTTCTGCGCATGCAATTGGCCTATACTATTCTCTACTTCTTCCACGATAGGATCCATCATATGACTATGATAAGCAGCAGGCACATCCAAAACATGCAGGAACAAATTTTTGCCGTCGTGTGAATTGCTCAAGCTCTTGTGCAAATGAGTAATAGCATCTTCATCTCCTGAAAGTGTGCATGACTGAGGGCTGTTTTGTGCTGCCAAGCAAATCCTCCCAGAGTAAGAAGGGAGGATTTTCAACACATCTGATACAGGCATGTTGCTTACAACTAGCATTTTCCCTCCAGTTACTCTACTCTGCGAACTACTGCGATAGTAGATCACCTTTACTGCATCCTCAAGTGACAACAGACCAGAGCAATGAGCTGCTGCAACCTCTCCAACAGAATGTCCAAGAACAGCATCTGGTCTAATCCCCCAGTGCATTAGTAGATTAGCAATGGCGACTTGTATGGCAAAGAGGAGAGGCTGAATAATTTCTGGTTTTGAGAAACCAACTTCAGGTTCAGACTCACTCTCCAGTGTCTCTACTAGCCCagttttcatgtatttttgGAAAAGATCCTCaatctctctcaccttctcccTGAAAATAGATTCCTCTTTTAGGAGCTGTTTGCACATACCTCTGTAAGTAACACCATttccacaaaacacaaacactaatcTTGGATGTTGCTTTGCTGGGACACTCTTTTTGTCTTGAACATGCATAAGTTTCTCTTTCAAATCAGTCAAAGATAATATGTGAAATGCTTTCCTGTATTTATGTTTCCAGTGACTCCTCCTACAGCCAGAAGTATATGCCAGGCTTTGTAGATCTGTTATATTCTTTGCATTGATATTTTCTACAGTGTCTTCTATCATCATTGTCAATGATTTCTCTGATGCTGCAGAAAGTACAAGAAAATTGTGTTGTTTCTTGACAGCTTTTTTTGGTGATTTTGTCTGAAGATATTGCTTTACAACTGCATGTGCATTTGTGCCTCCAAATCCAAAGTTATTTATCCCAGCAACTCTCACTGAACCTCTGCTGAGGACCCATTTCTCAGCTTTGGTGGGAATTTTTAGATTGAGAGCTTGAACATCTATGCTAGAATTTTCCTCTGAGTAGAACACTGAAGGTACAATGGTTTCATGCTTCATCATCAGAAGTACTTTAATTAGTCCTGCCACTCCTGCTGCAGATTCTGTGTGTCCAATGTTACTCTTAACTGAGCCAATAGGGAGTGGCCCTACCTCTGAGGGTCGTGCCTTGGCAATGACTTTAGAGATGCTGTCTGCTTCTACTGAATCTCCCACTGGAGTCCCAGTCCCATGAGCCTCTACATACTGGATATCAGACAGGTAGGTGCCTGTAGAATAGATTCTGTTGAGCAGCTCCTCCTGCTGGACCATAGATGGCTTCGTGATTGGAGTGACAGTGTGGCCATCTTGATTTACTGCTGTTTTGCATACAATGCCCCAAATATGGTCATGGTCTTGTAGAGCCTGTCAGATTATGtacataatttttattattatctacaaTGAAAAATCATTGTTGAAtacatatgtaataaaatattttttaatgcaatgAAATACTTTTTCCAGAGGCTTCAGCAGAATGACACCACAACCTTCTCCTCTGCCATAGCCATCTGCTGTGTTGGAGAATGGTTTGCTGGTTCCATCAGGTGAGATCATCTTTGCCTTGCTTAGAGCGACAAATACTCTTGGCTGAAAAATGCAGTTAACACCACCAAATACAGCCATATCGCAGTCTCCTGTTAAATAAAGCACAGTCAAACTAactttaataaagaataatagCCAAATAACTCATTCTAACTCTAAATATTAGTAGAACACATACACAGTACTTTGTGACCTCCAATATTATTGACAAAACCATGCTTTATCACATcctttaattataattttaaaaaaaaaatgcttgccATCCCTAAAAttgattaaaacaataaaataaattgtcatccttgaaaatatttttttctcagtcttcAGGAATTGCCTTTGACCAAGCCCTGTTTTGCTGGGGCATAAATACGAATGatagacaaaacaaagaaaagcaactgaCAGTCCACCACTGGTAGGCTATTAGTGCTTTGGGTCTGTTTTGCGGCTAGTGGTGAAGAGCCTCTTGTGAAGATTGTTGGCATTATGCATGTCAACAACCTCTACCAAGAAGTTAAGACTTGGTCATTAGATGATGTTTCAACAAGATTATGACCCCAAAACATTCAAATCAACACATTAATGGTTTCAGGACACAACATCAGTTTATTGCAATGAGCTCTCTTTCTTTAGATTTAAACTCTGTTTCTAACCTGAGGCCTGAATTGAAGAGGATGGGCCGCATGCACAAACAAAAGACTAAAAAGCAGCTTGAAATATTGTTGGAAGAGGTTTAGTGCTGTTCTCTCATGGGATGCTTAATCAAATTTTAATTGTTACAAAAACTAGactatgttttatgtttaaaaatatgctaaaataGCATTTTACAGCTACCCCATCCATTAAAGCATAAGTTATTCAGTCATACAGCTATCCTATCTATTAAAGCTTACATAATGTAAGTTATtgagtttaaatatttatgcaaatgttcATGAATGGTGTCATGAATAATTCTGGAGATGactgtatattcatttttgAGTTATTTTACCTTGTCTCATGGCTTGACAGGCTAAATGAAGGGCAACAAGTGATGAGGAGCAGGCGCAGTCAATGGATAAAGAAGGTCCAGTAAAGTTGAAGGTATAGGAGATTCTGTTGGCGGCTATACTCATGGCTATACCAGTACCAGTGCAGTGGTTAATGATGACAGGATTGACATTAGCCATGGTGAGTTCATAGTCTCGGTTCATCAGGCCTGAAACAACATGTAGAAGTATTACGTTTTTCCTACATAGTTTTTCTTAATAAAAGCAAGTTATACTTATGTAACTTATACCTAACTACTACTATATTGCAGAAAATACATCACTGTTAATAATCAAATCATGTTTGGTCATTACCCAGAAAAACTCCTGTTCTGCTCCCAGTGGCCTTCTCCATGGGCATCCCAGCATTCTCCAGTGCCCTGTAAGTACACTGCAGAAGCATCTTGTGCTGTGGATCCATCTGCTCCATCTCAGCATCGGTGATGCCAAAGAATCTCTGATCAAACTCATTGAATCTGTATATCAAATGTAGTTCAATATTAAGTGGCTGCAAATGAATATCTATACATAGTATGAGCAGATcggtcagccataacattaaaaccagctgcctaatattgtgtaggtcttgtttgtccagcacatcccacagatgcttgatcggattcagatctggggaatttggaggccaagtcagcaccatgaactctttgtcatgttcatcaaaccattcctgaatatttttttgcagtgtggcatggcacattatcctgctgaacaTTCAGTttggtttcccagcagaacattgcccagagcatcacactgcctccgctggcttgcgttcttcccatagtgcatcctgatgccatctcttccccaggtaagcgatgcacatggactcagctgtccacatgatataatggaaaatgtaattcatcataacaggccaccttcttctattgctccatggtccagttctgatgtgctttcagtggtggacaggggtcagcatgggcactctgactggtctgcagctaagCAGCCCCAAaggcagcaagctgcgatgcactgtgttatgacacctttctatcatagccagctttaactttgtcagcaatttgtgccacagtagctcttctgtgggatcggaaaAGACGGCCTAGCATTCGCTCCTCACGcccatcagtgagccttggacTCCcttgaccctgtcgctggttcaccaattgttcttccttggaccacgTTTGTTAGGTACTACCCACTGcttaccaggaacaccccacaagacatTTTGGAGATGCACAGACCGAGTGGTCTAGCCATCTCAATTTGGCCCTtatcaaagtcgctcagatctttatgcttgcccatttcttctgcttccaacacatcaactttaagaactgactgttcacttgcggCCTAATATATCCGACCCCTTCACAGGTGCCACTGTgacgagataatcagtgttattcacttcactgctcagtggttttaatgttatggctgattggtgtatatgaTGTTGTAGAATATGACATTAAGGGCAGTTAATTAGTTTCTGATAGATTGTGTTGTTTTGTCAGTATGAAACAATTTCAAAACAATTGTAACTAACAGGAAGCTTTATTCATATAACAGCTTACTAAAAGACAGCATAATAGAGACACCAGCAACATTTACCttcttgaaaaagaaaacagctgtTAATTCATAGTTTAAATGAAAGATATTATATGGTCAGTATCTAAAGTCACTATAGCTGTACTGTGTAGATGCTCgtttactttacattttagGGTGATAAGAAATGAAGCAGTCCATAAAGAAACCATATTATAATTGATCAGAGACCTGTTAAATAACTGCAGTTTATTGCCTCTTAAAaatttcaacataaaaaaatttatatctttTTGCCAGACTGCAAGGCTTACCCATCAGCAAATGCAGCTTTTGCTGTCCGTGACTTTCCTGCCTTATTGTCATCTTGATCACACCACTCGTTCTGGTCAAACCTTTCAAATGGTATCGGCACTGCACAGTTCTTTCCCTCAAGCAAGACATTCCAGAAATTATCAAGCCCCTCACCTAGAATAGGCAGATTTCATTTGTGTACCCAAAACGCAAAACATAAGCAAACATTTGCATGCTGAATGTTTGGAGTAAATGAATGTTTTCAGTTTAATATGCTTACCTCCAGGGAAATTACATCCTATGCCAACAATAGCAATCTCGGAATCATTATCTTTCATGATGAAAGGAATCGGACATAAATCTAATAAAAGCAAAAGTATTTTACAAGCTGAACATCaatagaatatttaaatatgagtGCCCAACAGTGACAGGTTTACCTGCAGTGTCATGACAAATCCTTGTTGTAAAAATCATCAGACAGTTGCTTCTGTTATAAGCATTTATACAAGTGCTATAGATAATTTTTACCAAACCAAGGACAAGGTGCTTAGATAAGATAATTTATAGTCAGATAAGATATACTAATATTAACAATTAGCGTCACTGTATCACACCTGGAAGCAGAGGCAGTTGGATGAAGCTGCTGAATGTGTGTTAAGGGTAGAGATAGCGATAATCAGTAATAAAGAAGCATTTAAGCAAAGGTACTGGGCAGAAGCATAGAATGGAAACAAAAGTAGGAAATACAGTATTCAGTGTtattatattcaatattataGTATTCAGTATTTACAGCTGAATACTGATTACTGAACAGTAACATTCAAATTACACATTTAAGTGGAGCATGTAGTCTTATCCAGACAAACAGGCATGGGATAGTCCATAGTTCAGTATGGTGCAAaggtttttcagtttgtcacttTGGGTGAATCCTTAGTGGCAGGAGGTTTAGTAACAGAGCCTAGTGCAACCGGATAATTGAAACAAGCTGGAAGAACTAGGATGTCATCAAGATGATGGAACTGCAAGAGGATGGGCTTGCACAATAGAGATGCTGATGTGTGAAGCTAAAAGAGAAGAGCAACTGTGTGCCATAAGTACAGTGGGGAAACAAAGGCTCTCAAGACAGCGGCTGATAGCAAGGCTAAAGCTGGAGTGGTTGGCATGTCTAATACTGCCACTATTCAAAAGGTTCCTCCTTCTTCCTAGACAGACTCATTCTCAGGCTCTGTCTGTAGACTAAGGGGGCTCTCCGGGTTTTTGTAGCCAGTGACTCCATTTTAAGGGCCCAAAAACTTGCAAAATTCTTACAATCTTGCAATCTCACAACTACCTGCATCTTTTTggtaggaaaccagagaacctggagtaAACCCGTGTAAAAAATGGgtagaacatgtgaaactccacacacatcaatgtaaaaaacacataaaacataaaaataaaagtacatacatacatacttatatACAtacttatatacatacatacatacttacttACATATACACTTGTGTAATTGTTTAGACTTGTGGATAATGCTATGATAAAAATTAAGATATTTATCAATAAAGAACTTATGTCAAGTCTAACCCACTGCCTAATGTGGTATTGGCAAAGTTTTGTGTAATCCGTCTGAGCTGGAATTAAGTTTTATACAAATCAAAACCACTTAAAGGGAGTTCAGAAAACAAATACCTTGTGTTAGCAATTCTACAAAAAGTAACTAtcaaaaaacaaccaaacacaagaaaaacaagaaccatTCAAGTAAACACGAGCTAAATATTGCAAAGAACAATGGATCAGActaaaactgtaaatatgtatatatatttttattatggcCTGCTAGTTTAATATTATGTTTTTGGGTTCAATATTAGAAGGTGggtgaaattaaacatttcaataGGACTTCTTTTTGTCCTGTAGAACATGGTTGGTTTAAACAGCActgtttgaattgaattggaatTGGTTTATGACTTGTTTGTGCATGTAAATACTTTCTTTCCTTGGCACTTAAACATGAgcaaaggtttttaaaaaagtgttacaATATTTAGTGCATACAATGTACAATATGTGTATAGTAGTGTTAGTGTGGAATAACAAGAATAATGGAATGGTGTTGGTATAATGCATAGCAGTGTCGCAAGAGAGGGAACTTTACTGCAGATCAAGGATGATGTCATTCAGTTTTTATAATGTTAGcaatataattacaatatagtcattcatttgtcttcagtaaccaATTTATCCTGAGCAGGATCACGGTTTGTCCACAGGCAGCCCCTGTAACACTGGGCACAGGGAGACGGAATTCACCCAGCATGCAATGCTATCAGTTGCAGGgtaccattcacacacattcaccatgCTTCCCGTAATTGCAGTACACAGGTACCTATATAGTATAGAtagaatttttaatatttagacAGTAAAATTTTAGACGAATGTCATGGCAAAACACTGCAAAACCCAAACCTCTTCTGGCAAATTCTGTATAAGACTGTGCTCAGAAGAAGTAAGCTATGGGTTATgactgtataaaaaataaaaaatattattactatGAACTCCACAATCTGTGGGCATGAAGGCTATAACGAGTTAGGAACCAAATGTGAAGCAGCTCATTACTGTAGATGATCTTCAGAAAGCCAGTGAACTGGATGTTAATGTTTAAAACTTAGGATTTGTAGTTAGCTGCATATAGTTTCTGTTACATTCCTGAGACAGGAATTTACtcagataacagaaactaaatgtttgattttatgTAACTATTGACCAAGCTGGTGGCAGTCATTAAGTCATCCTCAGTAACTGCCTGGACAGGGTCACATTTAGgctattagtttgtttatattttgggaaatagaccCAACTAAATtcttagaaaatatcacaggaaGTTAAGAATTTGTGTGAGTGGAACTAAAAACAGTCTTGCACATgaatctctagttgagaccaaatATGAACTCAAGTGATGTT contains:
- the fasn2 gene encoding LOW QUALITY PROTEIN: uncharacterized protein fasn2 (The sequence of the model RefSeq protein was modified relative to this genomic sequence to represent the inferred CDS: inserted 2 bases in 1 codon), with the translated sequence MKDNDSEIAIVGIGCNFPGGEGLDNFWNVLLEGKNCAVPIPFERFDQNEWCDQDDNKAGKSRTAKAAFADGFNEFDQRFFGITDAEMEQMDPQHKMLLQCTYRALENAGMPMEKATGSRTGVFLGLMNRDYELTMANVNPVIINHCTGTGIAMSIAANRISYTFNFTGPSLSIDCACSSSLVALHLACQAMRQGDCDMAVFGGVNCIFQPRVFVALSKAKMISPDGTSKPFSNTADGYGRGEGCGVILLKPLEKALQDHDHIWGIVCKTAVNQDGHTVTPITKPSMVQQEELLNRIYSTGTYLSDIQYVEAHGTGTPVGDSVEADSISKVIAKARPSEVGPLPIGSVKSNIGHTESAAGVAGLIKVLLMMKHETIVPSVFYSEENSSIDVQALNLKIPTKAEKWVLSRGSVRVAGINNFGFGGTNAHAVVKQYLQTKSPKKAVKKQHNFLVLSAASEKSLTMMIEDTVENINAKNITDLQSLAYTSGCRRSHWKHKYRKAFHILSLTDLKEKLMHVQDKKSVPAKQHPRLVFVFCGNGVTYRGMCKQLLKEESIFREKVREIEDLFQKYMKTGLVETLESESEPEVGFSKPEIIQPLLFAIQVAIANLLMHWGIRPDAVLGHSVGEVAAAHCSGLLSLEDAVKVIYYRSSSQSRVTGGKMLVVSNMPVSDVLKILPSYSGRICLAAQNSPQSCTLSGDEDAITHLHKSLSNSHDGKNLFLHVLDVPAAYHSHMMDPIVEEVENSIGQLHAQNMKTELFSTVSGDKVCPTDFVNGKYWARNIREPVAFEQALKSVKQTKNAIFVEIGPRRALQRNIIETLGSDTVVLSSVQPDKDVETMLTVVSKLFEVGVNIDWDQFYKGCEMEPIPFPRYQFDSVRKDVLTEATLSGDSSIHPVITQLSKNGLDFSCDLSSGALSYLYDHKHQGVAIVPGAFYVELGLAAVMTSVKPKMPLNSLQLSIKFHTPCVLSQNTPDVKVRLDPTESTAGHNFQFKVHSLSVNYASGKVELTQATVPEESYISLNCISKRCQSVVSSEEFYKNLSLGGFQYGPVFKNKGNVYYGEELGETYSIVTVPDEILPQLHDYYIHPVVLDYLMQLVPVTGTYHFLGMPGFPSQIGSLTVFEPLQKEMVVYLRATHKGNEELIICGCFADKDGRVLVELKNVIITYLGNRSRVAEEYFYHNSYSVVSENDNFSTPKSMVFADQLGISTGLQQYLDPASKYISSTHTKVLTEHGFEVFLSDLNIQNVNTNFQEVLFMWGDASLNSHKTENVLECMASCCEIFRKIVAGLKSMHFQNSIRVVTYRSSGGAVDHINPGFVLSGMTRACAAELSDLSFQLIDIDSTKDIKALAEIIRSYPCSKYPELVIKNGQILKPQIIHTPILEGSHQSVHKSQCESFILQTSDPYRATSLSAVVSDECTEPIQGKNVEVQLCKICMHSSDYFPVSVSDLKFGQTLYWNKHTSQNHKLLALDFSGIVTAVGKDVKELKVGDHIVSCYPVAACSKVVIPADACYKTKRLPFLKDTPCVSYIILAWEILHCALPKARHQKLGIFSAIPDSVLVKVLTLTAVKSGWSVTVAKNTDQLSHDFSEMAGIVLLPPYDETVITKASQITCVRDIILVADNQPNTCVSQLAFRGQNNEVHMKILFTSSLMQKQSIRARKLHVFHWLKNMHLERRYAAFEKNTFQNSKRENIDCLTSESYFRCQTMPVVVLSHDTKDKPSDIPLIPKAKKLFQKHSVYIVTGGLSGLGFQTVKFIAQRGGGNIVILSRSGANDQIEQEINNVKNQCQCLITRLQCDVSVSEQVHQAVAQISKLFPTNPIKGVFHSAVILHDGLIESLNKSLYEKVMRPKVNGVINLHYATKDCDLDYFVCYSSISAFLGNASQTNYASANSFMDAFCQYRRNMGLPGQAINWGALNLGLLLNQHHFQRFLESKGMMILEVTEIHEXLEQCLVINKPQQVVCKFHFKNIRYNVLSQNKSLTMRLSALVEEELKKAKMINSKLEQTNTVASPNEYIKSLISENIHIEQDELSDDIHLSSLGIDSMLAMTLQNLIFQDKGVNVPLVILLDPEKTLSDLVKLLVETENGGNQESSNDLLPILEMTGF